tttctcttTGTGCAGTACTCCGGCATCTCAATGTAGATGTGCAACTCTTTCTGGTTGTGCTGTTTTCTTGATGTTTCCTCACAGCTGTTTTGCACTGCTTCTATTACTCAAATCTATTCCACTCAAAACAGAACATTTCCCacattaaatgttttatttttctgttcaaaCAGATCTTTTAGGTGGTTTTCAGGGCAACTTTTGTCTCCAAATGATCGTGCTGGGTTGTTGTATCTACAATAGTCAGAGTGGCTTATTTCATATGTTCTGAATATATTTACACATATTTAACTATGATCTATAAGTGTATAGAAATACATCTGCTGGCATTAATATTTATCACTACATTTAATTTCATTGGAAGGGGAGGATGGAGTTTCTTTCTTAAAATATATGTCACACGACCAAAAATCTcttttagaaaaataatttaaatagaAAAGTTATTATTGCTGAGCATCAAACCCAACTTTTCATCAATCAACTGACTTTAAAGATTGTTTGAATCTGCAGGTGAGACGAGGACGAGGAGTTACCTTCAGGAAGGTGGTTTTGGTTGGGTCCAGCTTGGAGTTGCACTCGACCttgaagacaaagacaaaaacagcaCTTAAGAGTTAAATGAGCAAAGAGAAAAGCTGCAGTAAAAAGAAACCTCTGATCGTATCACCAGGCAATGAAACAGGGACTTTAACAGCGATGATATGTAATAACTGCGCGTATTACAACACTCTCTAACTTCCTGTTAACCAGTGGACACGAATTAACTTTTTAAAACTGAATGAAATATCCCCCAAAAGACCAAACACAGAGAAGGATTTAGTGTCATTTTAGCCTCCGTCAAATAATCAGATGCAGAAACACTAATTAATGCCTTCATCTCCAGTTAATTCAGCATCTCCCGAGCTCGACTGCTGGCCTCCTAATCAGCTCATCACACAGATCTGAACAGCGTCAcgccgacacagagtccctgttagaactgattttaaattaTTTCAATGGTTTACACATCATTAAATCCAATTAAACCCAAACCTATTGCACAGATAATAAAATCGCTCTGATAAAAGCACCGAAGCTGCTGCAGGAAAAGAAGAACACACGTAAAATATGCAGAAGAATTAAAGGCAAACCACACAAGACTAACATGTCATGAGAATGACTCAACATCCGTCTCTTCCATGATGCCCCGTTGGTGGAATGACCGACCAAGTGCTTCCAGAGCAGGACCCCCCCCTCTACCTTCAAGAAGCTCTTGAAAACTCTGCTTTTCCAAGATAACTTCTTGAACTCGTTTTTCCCTCATCTGTTTATAGTTGATTTGCCTCttttttgctgcagtttctcttTGTGCTGTACTCTGGCATCTCAATGTAGATGTGCAACTCTTTCCAAGAGTATAAAAAGACACTGGCTCATTTGTTCTCACATCCTCGGCACGCCTGCTGTATGACCCCGTGTGCACAGTGTTAAAGAGCCGTCTCCAGCACCAAAGACATCAGAACAACAGCCCAAAGAAACCCTCCCAACAATAAGCAGAGGTGCCTTATTTTATCTTAAAGCTGTAGGACAGATGTCAGTTAATACACCCCGTCTGAGGAGAAGAACCAAGTTAAAACAAGCTAATTCATGGCTGTTCTGTATCTTTGTGTTATTTTGAACAAAGCGCATCACAAACGTCTCATTAAGGCTTCTTTAAATCGTGTAAAACTTGTGTAAAAAGAGCACAAAGTGTCTCCTTTAGGGAGAAACAAATCAACTTTATGCGCAGTCACAGACGTCAGGGGAAAGTGTGCCAGGTGTATGTGGGGATTGTATTGTGCTGCGGTCCTGATCCAGAAACCGCAGTGTGCTGCAGAGATGAGTCACTTCAGCAGGGCGACACTCGGCTGCAGTGTGCACGTGCACAAATCAGGCAGATGTGTGCAGATGTTCACACGTCATGCCTAACGCGTGACCATGTGACAGCAACAACAGAAGAGAAAATACACAGCTGAGACAGAATGGAGTTAATGTCCTGAAAAGCTTCATTTGTCCGATAATATGAATGCAAATTCACAGCAAACGAGATgcaggaagtaaaaaaaaatggactaaATTCATCATCTGGTCGAATATCCAGATACGAACATGACCTCCATCTGTCTCGTTCAATATAACCACCTCCGTTTATAtctcctccctcctcacacTCCTCCGTCTCTGTGCTACTTTCCATCTTTCCTTCCTGGCGGTTTTATAACAGCTTCGCTTCCTCCGCTTCCATCTGACAGACGAGTGATTTGATTTAGATTAACTGGCTCAGACACAAACACTTCTGGGCCACTTAATGAGAAAACCTGAGATACAGAGAGGCCATCTGTCCCCACGGAGAACgcacaggtggaggaggtggaggaggaggaggaggaggaggaagaggaagaggaagaggaggaggaggaggaggaggaggaggaggaggagaaggaggaggaggaggaggtggaggaggaggaagaggaggaggaggaggaggaggaggaggaggacgaggaggaggaggaagaggaggaggaggaggaggaggaggaggaggacgaggaggaggaagaggaggtggaggaggaagaggaggtggaggaggaggaagaggaggaggaggaggaggaggaggaggaggacgaggaggaggaagaggaggtggaggaggaagaggaggtggaggaggaggaggaggaggaggaggaggaggaggaggaggaggaagaggaggtagaggaggaagaggaggaagaggaggtggaggaggaggaggaggaggaggaggaggaggaggaggaggaggaggtggaggaggaagaggaggaggaggaggaggaggaggaggaggaggaggaagaggaggtggaggaggaggaggaggaggaggaggaggaggaggaggaggaggaggaggaggaggtggaggaggaggaggaggaggaggaagagaaggaggaggaagaagaagaggaggaggtggaggaggaggaggaggaggaggaagaggaggtagaggaggaggaggaggaggaggaggaagaggagaaggaggaagaagaggaggaggaggtggaggaggaggaggaggaggaggaggaggaggaggaggaggaggaggaggaggaggaggaggaggaggaagaggaggaggaagaggaggaggaggaggaggaggaggaggaggaggaggaggaggaggaggagctgttTCTTTTACACATCTGTATAAAAGGTATAAAAGCTGTGATCTGCTGTcctaaagtaaaaacaaagttTCCAGAAAAGGGAAGTTGGACTCACCACTCCCTCCTCAGCGGGGGCGTTGTCCCCCACCACCAGCATCACAGGACACCTGCACAGAATAAATTAGCATCCACTGTGAATATTTTACATATaaattaacatttttattttaacaacaaGTTTCAATGAACAAAAAGACGCACTTTTTCTATGTTcgttttttccatttaaaaagaaaattacacgACAAAAAGCACATTTATTCAAATACCTGTTAAGATACTGATGTAAtactatggaagtttttctgtgccatcggagtttgaatacgaatttctaatgttgaatttttacagcatcaaaatcagactttgaatttgaaaaaccaacagtgtaaaaaaaaaaaatcaatttctaaaaacaaaaattagtgtaaaaaaattcaacatctaaaaaaaattctgtggaaaaaaattcaacttcaaaaaattcagatcagccatgtccaccaacgcaggtgatggtgcttcggtgagtgagtttactttatttgccatttgtgttctggttctttttccactgaattttgttttattgaatttttttccattgaattttttttcattgaattttttctattcaattttttttcatttaatttttttccattgaattttttttcatttaattttttccattcaatttttctttcattgaatttttttccattgaattttttttcattgaatttttttccattcaatttttttccattcaattttttttcattgaattttttccattcaatttttttttcattgaatttttttccattgaatttttttctttgaattttttttcgttgaatttttttccattaaatttttttaagttgaattttttttcattgactttttttaagttgttaattttttttttactctgttgGTTTTtgaaattcaaagtctgattttgatgctgtaaaaattcaatattagaaattcgtattcaaactctgatggcacagaaaaacttccaaatAATACCGCTGGTAAATCTTACATCTCAGAGGGCTggaacaaacaaaacataaaagatAAAGTATTTCTCTTCTGAGGATTTAAGGAAACGTCAAACCCTGTTAGACCCTGGATGAGACAGCGTCTGAAGACTCACTTCAAGGTCTTGGCATTGAGCACCGTCCCACTGCGGTTCATCTCCAGGTCCCTCCGACTGAAGCCGGCCAGAAAGAGATAAAGTCAGTGAGTGTTTACCATGGAGAtatgactgtgtgtgtttgtgttgcacAGCAGGAGTTTCCTCACCTGTTGTACATGTTCCAGAAGAGCTGCAGGTTGAAGTGGTTGACGGTGTTGTTGATCTGTTGCCGGTAGCTCTGCACCAGCTCTGTGCTGCTCATCAGTTCCTCctgcagacaaacaaacaaacacgctAATTACTTAGAAAGAAGACCAAAGGAACTGTGTCTTTAGTTAAATTATCTTTCATCATgcagttaaaaacaaaacaaagataaaaaaaaactaacaatctGAACATGTAATGCTTTCAGAAGAACTGTGTTGTAGATAAAAACTGGAAAATTAAAATCTGACGCTGCTAAATAAGctgtttttttacattaaacaGCTAGCTTAGCCGTGAAATGCTAACAGCTAATAACAGCAGTTTAATACTTAAGTCCAATTATAAAAGGAGAATcattcaaaatcaaatcaaatttatttgtacagaacatttcatgtacaaaacaattcaaagtgctttacagaaaataaaagcattgctgcagggagtgtaagaagcattaaaaatacataaaataatataaagagaaacaaataaaagaatttaaatgaaattgaagcaaatttaaaaacaagcaacagtctagataagttaaaagatatttcatgcatagacacatgagaacagaaatgtctttaacctggatttaaaaatgtctccatttggtgaaagtttaatctccactggcagtttgttccacttgtttgcagcataacagctaaatgctgcttctccatgtttagtctggactctggactggaccagctgacctgagtccttggatctaagagctctgctgggtttatattctctgaacatatcacagatggatTTTGGGCCAAAACCAAAAtgctttaaattaaaaaaatgcttCTTTGTGTGCGTTTAAACTGAATAAAAGTGCTCTGAGTATCAACCCTGCATGTAATTCTGTTTACAAACAGGCTTTATCTCTTCAAAATATCAGCCTCTGGGGAGTTTTTGGGTAgatatactgtttttttttttactaatatTACAGTGGTGCGGTTATTTTCCATGAATTTAAGATTACCTGGCTGAAAAGATGTGGCAGCACAACATCTGGGATGGTGCTGGTCAGACCTGACAGCTGAGGAAACAACAGAGACACCGTTGGCTGGataaaacaaacagctgatctgAGCTTATGTGGCGGGGGGGTGTTAAAGGCGCACCTTGGTGGCGGCCCAGTCGATCCATCCTTTGCCGTTGGGGTCGATGTTGAGCAGAACCAAACCCTCCACCAGGTCAGGGAAAATCAGCTGAGAGCAGAAGACACAGTCTGGGTTACACCAAAAACACTCAAATTAAAGACTCTCTAATCAAAAATACAGTTCATGAAATCATTATCATTACTTATAGGATACAGATATGTGAAATTAGTTTACATAAAAAGTTGTATACAGGCATTTAAAAACTAATTTAACGCAGCTTCTAATAGATATTATGCATTAAATGGTCAAAGTGTCCATCAAAAAGAAGCATTATGAAGAAAGAAAGCATTTAAGTCTGGTGGATTCAGCTTTATGAAGCAGACTTACAGCAAACTTGGCCAGAACATAAGCTCCAGCTCCAACGCCGATCCCAACGATGCTCTTGAATCTAAATAAGATCATTAATCCATTAGTGATAATCCGCTGTGTGTGAATGCAACACGATCAGATGGCACAGAGCGCCATCGTTAGCGGCCCAGCTCAGGTGGTTCTGTGTAATCAGGCTGAAACTTCATCCTGATGGCAGCAGCTGTGATTTCTACTGAAATCTTAAcaattacactggaaaaaatctaaatcttaccaagtatatttgtctcattgagtatctcattacacttgatataagacacaactgcctaacaagtaccatttcagccagatatagggacttgttttaatacaatacatcttcatatttcacatatttcacatgaaacaagctttttttttacatttgaagaggtttttaagctaatttcaagatcacttttaactcaaaagtcctaaatatcacattttatttaaagaaatcttgacaagccgattttcactagttccattggcagatttttttgcttatttcaagcaaaaatgtcttgaatttgttgtttttttacttattttttccagtgtagcgtTACTCAGTTTTTATTTACCAATCACTTTCTAAAACAGAGTGATTTTACACTTTAGCATCAGACAACGTGAGCAGGTCAAAGCAAACATGTCTGTGTGATGTCAGAGCGAGGAGCACCAACCCAAAGTGTTGCACCACAGTGGGCAGCATCCCGGCCAGCTGGTCCATGGTGGGGTACTGGtatctgtggagagaaaagacACGACATGTGACTCagttttaaaggttaaagggatagttcgcctaaATCAATCAATTCAATTTCATTTGTGCAGCAGTGTTTGAGATTTCCATGTTTTATTTCCAAGATGGCGCCCACTTCATCGACTCGATTTCATACTGAATGTATTTCCACTAAATCCTATAAAAGTCAGTAATGTAACATTTGTATTTGTAACGTTAGGAGGCTAAATGTGGAGGTTTTAAACACTTAACAACTCAAACCTTTTCTCTGTTACATAAAAAGACTTTTATCCATGACTTATATCTATTACAACCATTACTTTATCATTTCTATCATCTGCATTCACAACAATCCATCTGTTGTGGACTGTTGTCTGTTATCTTTAGCTACCCACTCTTATTTTAATAGGCTTTTGGTTTCTATGGTTACAGCTAATTGAGACATTTagacattttactgtttaatcatattcctgtttttaaaaattgGCTGAGCTGAAACTGACAAAGAGATAAAAtgtcttcttcttttgctgTTTTCATGCTTACGGTTTGTTTATAATCCCATTTAAAAAAGGTAAATATGTTGAAAATAACATTATTTGAACATGTGATGCTTTCAAAAGTGACTgtgttgtaaataaaaaaaactggcaAATTAAAATAACACGTTGACTTAGCCCTGAACTGCGAACATCTAATGATAACAGTTTAATAACTAAGTCCAATT
This genomic interval from Odontesthes bonariensis isolate fOdoBon6 chromosome 7, fOdoBon6.hap1, whole genome shotgun sequence contains the following:
- the ndrg4 gene encoding protein NDRG4 isoform X5, coding for MPECWDGEHDVETPYGMLHVVIRGAPKGNKPAILTYHDVGLNHKLCFNSFFNNEDMQEITKHFVVCHVDAPGQQIGASQLPQGYQYPTMDQLAGMLPTVVQHFGFKSIVGIGVGAGAYVLAKFALIFPDLVEGLVLLNIDPNGKGWIDWAATKLSGLTSTIPDVVLPHLFSQEELMSSTELVQSYRQQINNTVNHFNLQLFWNMYNSRRDLEMNRSGTVLNAKTLKCPVMLVVGDNAPAEEGVVECNSKLDPTKTTFLKMADSGGLPQLTQPGKLSEAFKYFLQGMGYIANMKDRRLSGGPVPSASMTRLARSRTASLTSAGSIDGNRSRACTNSDSTDGVVTQTMEVSC
- the ndrg4 gene encoding protein NDRG4 isoform X6; translated protein: MPECWDGEHDVETPYGMLHVVIRGAPKGNKPAILTYHDVGLNHKLCFNSFFNNEDMQEITKHFVVCHVDAPGQQIGASQLPQGYQYPTMDQLAGMLPTVVQHFGFKSIVGIGVGAGAYVLAKFALIFPDLVEGLVLLNIDPNGKGWIDWAATKLSGLTSTIPDVVLPHLFSQEELMSSTELVQSYRQQINNTVNHFNLQLFWNMYNSRRDLEMNRSGTVLNAKTLKCPVMLVVGDNAPAEEGVVECNSKLDPTKTTFLKMADSGGLPQLTQPGKLSEAFKYFLQGMGYMPSASMTRLARSRTASLTSAGSIDGNRSRACTNSDSTDGVVTQTMEVSC